One Primulina huaijiensis isolate GDHJ02 chromosome 8, ASM1229523v2, whole genome shotgun sequence genomic region harbors:
- the LOC140982053 gene encoding uncharacterized protein, whose protein sequence is MTTRNPLSAILDQNKLTGPNYQDWLRNLKIVLNFEKIAYVLTKAPPKEAAANAPVDELAKLEKWWDHDLKAKSYMLASMSNELQRRFENAVIATDIYTHLQELYGAQTRPLRHAAVKELMTTRLRDGASVNEDGVRMIGIIEKLVGLEIVLPNVLSADILLLSLPASFDGFVVNFNMNKIEASLEELVNMLTTYEATIKKKKYVFLVGSSSGTKKGPQRKGKKRSAPSNKFKPRISKLQTLLRGLQSLKQ, encoded by the coding sequence ATGACGACACGAAATCCATTATCTGCGATTCTTGATCAAAACAAGTTAACCGGACCGAATTATCAAGACTGGCTAAggaatttaaaaattgttttaaattttgaaaagatAGCATATGTGCTCACTAAAGCTCCTCCAAAAGAGGCAGCAGCCAATGCACCTGTTGATGAATTGGCAAAGCTAGAaaaatggtgggaccatgacttgaaagcaaAGAGCTATATGCTAGCTTCGATGTCAAATGAATTACAGAGGCGGTTTGAGAATGCTGTTATTGCCACTGACATTTACACACACCTACAAGAGTTGTATGGTGCACAGACTCGTCCCTTGAGGCATGCAGCCGTCAaggaactcatgactacacgtttgcgagatggggcctcggtgaATGAGGATGGTGTGAGGATGATTGGGATTATCGAAAAATTGGTAGGTTTAGAAATAGTCTTACCAAATGTGTTGTCAGCAGACATCCTGTTACTGTCACTGCCAGCATCGTTTGATGGGTTTGTGGTgaattttaatatgaacaagATAGAGGCTAGCCTTGAAGAGTTAGTTAATATGCTTACTACATATGAAGCAaccataaaaaagaaaaaatatgttttcttAGTGGGTTCCTCGTCTGGGACGAAGAAAGGACCACAAAGGAAAGGAAAGAAACGTTCTGCTCCTTCCAACAAATTCAAACCAAGAATAAGCAAACTACAAACACTTCTAAGGGGCTTGCAAAGCCTAAAACAATAG